A single genomic interval of Chryseobacterium paludis harbors:
- a CDS encoding ion transporter, which translates to MEREHNLVPEDTLWKRFLYRIIYRSDTKLGKLFDIVLLALILGSTLIIMMESVPQLDKRFHITFIILEWIISLFFSVEYLMRITVVKNKKNYIFSFFGIIDFLALVPFYLSFFFPITKYFLIFRMLRMLRVFRIFNLLDFMNDGYLIVRALKNSSRKIYIFLLFLIIFSVIVGSLMFMVEGGRQGFETIPQSIYWAVVTVTTVGYGDVSPITPMGKFFAVILMLAGYSIIAVPTGIVTAEMRNKRQNLEMICDRCGNEDIDDDARYCKQCGKKLA; encoded by the coding sequence ATGGAAAGAGAACACAATCTTGTTCCTGAAGATACCCTATGGAAAAGATTTCTGTACCGTATTATTTACCGATCCGACACAAAACTGGGAAAACTCTTTGACATTGTCCTATTAGCATTAATTCTTGGGAGCACCCTTATTATCATGATGGAAAGTGTCCCACAATTAGATAAAAGATTTCATATTACTTTTATCATCCTGGAATGGATCATATCCTTGTTTTTCTCTGTTGAATACCTGATGCGAATTACAGTTGTCAAGAATAAAAAAAATTACATTTTCAGTTTCTTTGGCATTATAGATTTCCTGGCTCTGGTTCCTTTTTACCTAAGTTTTTTCTTTCCAATCACAAAGTATTTCCTGATATTCAGAATGCTGAGAATGTTGAGGGTTTTCAGAATTTTCAATTTACTGGATTTTATGAATGACGGTTATCTCATCGTACGGGCACTCAAAAACAGTTCAAGAAAAATTTATATCTTTCTCTTATTCTTAATTATTTTCTCAGTAATCGTAGGCTCTCTGATGTTTATGGTAGAAGGTGGAAGACAAGGCTTTGAAACGATCCCACAATCTATCTATTGGGCTGTTGTTACCGTAACCACAGTTGGCTATGGTGATGTATCTCCTATTACGCCAATGGGGAAATTTTTTGCAGTTATACTGATGCTCGCTGGTTATTCTATTATTGCTGTTCCTACGGGAATCGTGACAGCAGAAATGCGAAATAAAAGACAAAATCTTGAAATGATCTGTGATCGGTGTGGAAATGAAGATATTGATGATGATGCAAGGTATTGCAAACAATGTGGCAAGAAATTAGCTTAA
- a CDS encoding T9SS type A sorting domain-containing protein: protein MKKILLSCLLMISMALNAQINLGMGSIDVGAAPISTYYGYSYVQQIFSKQEINADAAGNITGLSFYLDPTKPIVNSLDWVVYLGHTTKSSFVSDSDWLPVSQLTQVYAGTVTNINGVVTVTFPTPFPYNNIDNLVVAVDENSQDYDDNSDEVMNVYPSAPNSTLYFRNDGTNPNPSFPPIGNLASYKSVITINGLTKKPIPACPLIVYPTNNTVFVPLLPTIIWNAVAGATGYKVSIGTTPGGTDIVNQQSVTSGSFALPTLLSPDTMYYLRVVSVAAAGESSGCSEITFKSAPPLPINDNCIGAKTLTVNSDLDCGVVTSGYTLGATPSGLTAAPCYGDPDDDVWFKFVATKTSHKISLLNVTSIGTFDDDDIYFQVLSGTCGVLSSVLCSDATSSIVSGLTIGQTYYVRVYSYYDTGSNQSFDICVGSIPPPPVNDECSGALVASAFPYNYVQSDGGGATNNAGFITACDNGMNDGTWFTFVGDGDIFNIAVSMPPGSDFDPQVDVYSGTCGNLSCEGTVDSMASGESEYISVATVPGTTYYINVGHYSQFTDELEGTFTIDISKGTSQSDKNASGASKVIPVTKGNGVYPNPFTDVLNISDSENVKSVMVSDFAGRVVKTIDNPDSVIHLNGIQSGLYLVTMTMKNGSKQTVKVIKK from the coding sequence ATGAAAAAAATTTTACTCTCATGCTTATTGATGATAAGCATGGCTTTAAACGCCCAGATCAATTTGGGTATGGGAAGTATTGATGTTGGAGCAGCTCCAATAAGTACCTATTATGGGTACTCTTATGTACAGCAGATTTTTTCAAAACAGGAAATTAATGCTGATGCAGCTGGGAATATTACCGGGCTTTCATTCTATCTGGATCCTACGAAACCTATTGTAAATTCGTTAGATTGGGTAGTATATTTAGGCCATACAACAAAATCGAGTTTTGTTTCTGATTCGGATTGGTTACCAGTTTCGCAACTTACACAGGTGTATGCGGGAACTGTAACAAATATTAATGGAGTGGTAACAGTAACTTTTCCTACTCCGTTTCCTTATAATAATATTGATAATTTAGTTGTAGCTGTTGATGAAAATTCTCAGGACTATGATGATAATAGCGATGAGGTGATGAATGTATATCCTTCAGCACCTAATTCAACTCTTTATTTTAGAAATGATGGGACTAATCCGAATCCTTCTTTCCCTCCTATAGGAAATTTAGCTTCATATAAATCGGTGATTACCATTAATGGATTAACAAAAAAACCAATTCCGGCTTGTCCTTTAATTGTTTATCCAACGAATAATACAGTTTTTGTTCCATTATTACCGACCATTATCTGGAATGCCGTTGCCGGAGCTACAGGGTATAAAGTGTCCATAGGAACAACACCAGGAGGAACTGATATTGTTAATCAGCAGTCTGTAACAAGTGGTAGCTTTGCTCTGCCTACTTTACTAAGTCCTGATACCATGTATTATTTACGAGTAGTTTCTGTAGCAGCTGCCGGTGAATCATCAGGCTGTTCTGAAATTACATTTAAATCTGCACCACCATTACCGATAAATGATAATTGTATAGGAGCGAAGACCCTAACAGTGAATTCTGATCTGGATTGTGGTGTTGTAACCTCCGGTTATACATTAGGAGCCACACCTTCAGGATTAACTGCAGCTCCATGTTACGGTGATCCTGATGATGATGTTTGGTTTAAATTTGTAGCGACAAAGACAAGTCATAAAATTTCCCTTTTGAATGTGACCTCTATTGGTACATTTGACGATGATGATATCTATTTTCAGGTTCTTAGCGGAACGTGTGGTGTCTTGTCCAGTGTTCTGTGTTCAGATGCTACTTCATCTATAGTTTCCGGACTTACAATAGGCCAGACTTATTATGTAAGAGTATACAGTTATTATGATACGGGTAGTAATCAAAGTTTTGATATCTGTGTTGGAAGTATTCCACCACCACCGGTAAACGATGAATGTTCCGGAGCGTTAGTTGCTTCTGCTTTTCCTTATAATTATGTGCAGTCTGATGGGGGAGGAGCTACTAATAATGCTGGATTTATTACTGCATGTGATAACGGAATGAATGATGGAACATGGTTTACATTTGTAGGTGATGGGGACATATTTAATATTGCTGTTAGTATGCCGCCAGGTAGTGATTTTGATCCTCAGGTAGACGTTTACAGTGGTACTTGTGGTAATTTATCATGTGAAGGTACTGTGGACAGTATGGCTTCGGGAGAATCAGAATATATATCGGTAGCAACAGTACCGGGAACTACTTATTATATTAATGTGGGGCATTATAGCCAATTTACAGATGAATTGGAAGGCACATTCACTATTGATATAAGCAAAGGAACTTCTCAGTCTGACAAAAATGCTTCGGGAGCTTCTAAGGTTATACCAGTTACAAAAGGTAATGGAGTTTATCCAAATCCATTTACTGATGTTTTAAATATTTCAGATAGTGAAAATGTTAAGTCAGTTATGGTTTCTGACTTTGCTGGAAGAGTAGTGAAGACTATAGATAACCCCGATTCTGTAATTCATTTGAACGGTATTCAATCGGGATTGTATTTGGTGACAATGACTATGAAAAACGGTTCTAAACAAACAGTAAAAGTGATCAAAAAATAA
- a CDS encoding T9SS type A sorting domain-containing protein: MKKLLLSCMLALGIGASAQILVNESFEGSSLPSGWTSSTTGTGSTSSPSGYGTSAGTPCAGSKAVYKNIYGTTYTGWNVTYTSTASNATALTYSFKYLATGYGSTGPISGSVAADYSVDGGTNWVDLLSTVTLDSPNGTPIPCTAVSGIIPAGTIPTGASFKLRLKSTSTATGDFYMGFDDVQLSQTVTSAPVCTTISAPANAATGISITPTITWAVAGGATSYTLNVGTTAGGTDIINGLDVGGVTSYTMPSATPLAYSTQYYVTIIPKNSIGSATGCTGNSFTTITMPCPSVSSPPGTATGVSTIPTFAWSSVTGATGYKITLGTTSGGTDILNNTDLGNVTSYTMLTSLNPSTVYYYTITSYNAVTNSGTCTERSFTTTSVAPPINDNCGNATVLTVNADLACGVVTAGKTLGASLSMAATPCNGNPDDDVWFSFVASGPVHVVKLSDVVSTGTTSTTDMYFQVLSGVCGSQTSVLCSDPNSATVSGLTAGETYYVRVYTYSGSGYNASFNICVGTPPPPPSNDNCANPIPLTVGGTFDTNFITTTNVGATADGTAQSCQTSATNNVWYSVVVPASGTLKIETNSVAGSTFSDSVINVFSGTCGSLTNVSCDDDSSADGNFSLVSLTGQTPGATLLVSVWRYSSGTGTDGEFKISAYDASLLGTNEVSNNKNNLKVYPNPFADVLNISDVSKVKSISVSDVAGRLVKTVINPSSTLQLGELKSGMYLVTLEMKDGSKQTIKTIKK, from the coding sequence ATGAAAAAACTTCTACTATCGTGTATGTTAGCTCTCGGTATCGGGGCATCAGCACAAATTTTAGTCAATGAAAGCTTTGAGGGGTCAAGCTTACCTTCGGGATGGACAAGCAGTACGACCGGAACAGGGTCAACTAGTTCCCCCAGTGGATATGGAACAAGCGCGGGAACGCCTTGTGCTGGTAGTAAAGCGGTATATAAAAATATTTACGGGACAACTTATACAGGTTGGAATGTAACATATACTTCTACTGCTTCTAATGCAACAGCTCTTACTTATTCTTTTAAATACCTTGCAACAGGTTATGGAAGCACAGGTCCAATCAGCGGAAGCGTTGCTGCAGATTATTCTGTGGATGGCGGTACGAATTGGGTTGATTTGCTTAGTACTGTAACATTAGACAGTCCAAATGGTACTCCAATACCTTGTACTGCCGTTTCAGGAATAATCCCTGCGGGAACAATTCCAACCGGAGCCAGTTTTAAGCTGAGACTTAAAAGCACAAGTACGGCTACCGGAGATTTTTATATGGGTTTTGATGATGTTCAATTGTCACAAACTGTAACAAGTGCTCCTGTATGTACTACAATTTCTGCTCCTGCAAATGCTGCGACGGGAATTTCTATAACGCCTACTATAACTTGGGCAGTAGCTGGGGGTGCAACAAGCTACACCCTGAATGTAGGAACTACTGCTGGAGGAACTGATATCATCAACGGACTTGATGTAGGAGGTGTTACTTCATACACGATGCCTTCTGCAACACCTTTGGCTTATTCTACCCAGTATTATGTAACCATAATACCTAAGAATAGTATAGGGTCTGCAACGGGTTGTACTGGAAATTCATTTACGACGATAACAATGCCTTGTCCAAGTGTTAGCTCGCCTCCTGGTACTGCAACCGGAGTTTCAACCATACCTACTTTTGCTTGGAGTTCTGTTACTGGAGCTACCGGGTATAAAATTACACTGGGAACTACATCTGGAGGTACGGATATTTTAAACAATACAGATTTAGGTAATGTTACTTCGTATACAATGCTTACCTCTTTAAATCCATCAACGGTATATTATTATACAATTACTTCTTATAATGCAGTTACAAATTCAGGAACTTGTACTGAAAGGTCATTTACGACTACTTCAGTTGCTCCGCCAATTAATGATAACTGTGGAAATGCAACTGTATTAACTGTGAATGCTGATTTAGCATGTGGCGTTGTTACGGCAGGTAAGACATTGGGGGCTTCTCTATCTATGGCGGCAACACCTTGTAACGGAAATCCTGATGATGATGTTTGGTTTAGCTTCGTTGCTAGTGGTCCTGTGCATGTTGTTAAACTTTCTGATGTTGTTTCAACAGGTACAACGTCAACCACGGATATGTATTTCCAGGTATTAAGTGGTGTGTGTGGTTCTCAGACAAGTGTTTTATGTTCTGATCCTAATTCAGCTACTGTAAGTGGTTTAACGGCAGGTGAGACTTATTATGTGAGAGTGTATACTTATTCAGGATCTGGATACAATGCTAGTTTCAATATCTGTGTTGGAACACCTCCGCCACCGCCATCAAATGATAACTGTGCTAATCCTATACCTTTAACAGTAGGAGGTACATTTGATACTAATTTTATTACAACTACAAACGTTGGTGCAACAGCAGATGGTACAGCTCAATCTTGCCAAACAAGTGCAACAAACAATGTATGGTACTCTGTAGTGGTTCCGGCTTCTGGAACATTGAAGATTGAAACCAATTCAGTTGCAGGCTCTACCTTTAGTGATTCAGTTATAAATGTATTTAGCGGTACATGTGGTTCATTAACAAATGTTTCTTGTGATGATGATTCTTCAGCAGATGGTAACTTCTCGCTTGTTTCATTAACTGGTCAAACTCCAGGAGCAACATTGTTGGTAAGTGTTTGGAGATATTCTTCAGGTACAGGAACTGATGGGGAGTTTAAGATTTCTGCTTATGATGCTTCTTTATTAGGAACTAATGAGGTTTCTAATAATAAGAATAATCTTAAAGTTTATCCGAACCCATTTGCTGATGTATTGAATATTTCTGATGTATCTAAAGTGAAATCTATTTCAGTTTCAGATGTTGCAGGAAGATTGGTGAAAACAGTCATTAATCCAAGTTCAACCCTTCAGTTAGGAGAGTTAAAATCAGGAATGTATCTGGTAACACTTGAAATGAAAGATGGTTCTAAACAAACGATTAAAACAATCAAAAAATAA
- a CDS encoding zinc ribbon domain-containing protein, whose product MAKTNDISVEEKLRALYDLQIIDSRLDEIRNTRGELPIEVEDLEIEIEGLEKRAEKFHAEIKDQDDQIKTKHEVINHAKTLIDKYKSQQDNVRNNKEFEALGKEIEFQDLEIQLAEKRIKEFGVKITHKNETVDELNLKINDLKNHLKFKKEELEGLVSETQKEEDYLIEQSKEYAGKIDERLLASYNRIRTNSINGLAVVGLERGAPKGSFFTIPPQKQMEIAQRKKIIIDEHSGKILVDDELVMEENERMKSVIKF is encoded by the coding sequence ATGGCAAAAACCAACGATATTTCAGTTGAAGAGAAATTAAGAGCTTTATACGATTTACAAATCATAGATTCAAGATTGGATGAAATCCGAAATACAAGAGGAGAATTGCCAATTGAGGTTGAAGATCTTGAAATCGAAATTGAAGGGCTTGAAAAAAGAGCTGAAAAATTTCATGCAGAAATTAAAGATCAGGACGATCAGATCAAAACAAAGCATGAAGTAATTAACCATGCTAAAACTTTAATTGATAAATACAAGTCTCAACAAGATAACGTAAGAAACAATAAAGAGTTTGAAGCTTTAGGTAAGGAGATTGAATTCCAAGATCTTGAAATCCAGCTTGCTGAGAAAAGAATTAAAGAATTTGGTGTTAAAATCACTCATAAAAATGAGACGGTAGACGAACTAAATTTAAAAATCAACGATTTGAAGAACCACTTAAAATTCAAAAAAGAAGAATTGGAAGGTTTGGTTTCTGAAACTCAGAAAGAAGAAGATTATTTGATAGAACAATCTAAAGAATATGCAGGTAAAATTGACGAGAGATTACTAGCTTCTTATAACAGAATCAGAACAAACTCTATAAATGGTTTAGCAGTTGTAGGATTAGAAAGAGGTGCTCCAAAAGGATCATTCTTTACAATTCCACCACAAAAGCAAATGGAGATTGCTCAAAGAAAGAAAATTATTATTGATGAACATTCAGGAAAAATCTTAGTGGATGATGAATTGGTAATGGAAGAAAACGAAAGAATGAAATCTGTAATTAAGTTTTAA
- a CDS encoding AMP-dependent synthetase/ligase yields MTIKRLFDIPHHALDKFPKTDMFVTKHQGEWKKTSTQEFINQGNKISRGLLKLGIKPGDKIALITTNTRTEWAIMDLGLSQIGVVSVPVYPSISHEDYEFIFGNAEIKYCFVSDKELLTKVMKVKHNIPSLQGVFTFDTISGAANWREILDLGEDDSTQIEVEELSNAINSEDLATIIYTSGTTGRPKGVMLTHHNIVSNVLGSVPRIPKKKGLDYKDTRILSFLPICHIFERMLFYLFQYNGFSVYFAESIDKMGENVKEVKPHYMSVVPRLVEKVYDKIYSTGSSAGGLKTKIFFWALNLISKKKEVSKPSGLFEIIADKLVFSKWREGLGGEIVTLVSGSAALSTRLNLMFQNAGIPILEGYGLTETSPVISVNSFDKMKIGTVGLPLDNLHVKIQEDGEITVKGPSIFKGYFKNEEMTKEVFTDDGYFKTGDIGNIDADGFLQITDRKKEMFKTSGGKYIAPQIIENQAKASKFIEQIMVVGDGEKMPCALIQPDFEFAKSWAMRNNINLGSTPQEIAKSPELKERIEKEIDGINEHLGNWEKIKKIELTPEVWSIDAGLLTPTLKLKRKAIKEKFIDLYNKMYEHHE; encoded by the coding sequence ATGACGATCAAAAGATTATTCGATATACCTCATCATGCTTTGGATAAATTTCCTAAAACGGATATGTTTGTGACAAAGCATCAGGGTGAATGGAAAAAAACATCTACGCAAGAATTTATCAATCAAGGAAATAAAATATCCAGAGGTCTTTTAAAACTTGGAATTAAACCCGGGGACAAAATTGCTCTAATTACAACTAATACGCGTACAGAATGGGCTATCATGGATTTGGGACTTTCTCAGATCGGAGTGGTTTCTGTGCCTGTCTACCCAAGCATATCTCATGAAGACTATGAATTCATTTTTGGTAATGCTGAAATAAAATACTGCTTTGTTTCCGATAAAGAATTGCTTACTAAAGTAATGAAAGTGAAACACAATATACCATCTTTGCAGGGAGTTTTCACTTTTGACACCATAAGTGGTGCTGCCAATTGGCGCGAAATTTTGGATCTGGGTGAAGATGATTCTACACAAATTGAAGTAGAAGAGCTTTCTAACGCAATCAATTCCGAGGATCTGGCAACGATTATTTATACATCAGGAACCACAGGAAGGCCTAAAGGAGTAATGCTTACGCATCATAATATTGTTTCTAATGTTCTGGGATCAGTTCCTAGAATTCCTAAGAAAAAAGGCCTTGATTATAAGGATACCAGGATCTTAAGCTTTCTACCGATCTGTCATATTTTTGAAAGAATGCTTTTCTACCTGTTCCAATACAATGGTTTTTCAGTTTATTTTGCCGAGAGCATTGATAAAATGGGTGAGAATGTAAAAGAAGTTAAGCCTCACTATATGAGTGTTGTCCCAAGATTAGTGGAGAAAGTATATGATAAAATCTATAGTACAGGATCTTCTGCCGGTGGATTAAAAACAAAAATATTCTTTTGGGCTTTAAACCTTATTTCTAAAAAGAAAGAGGTTTCAAAACCATCAGGACTTTTCGAGATCATTGCTGATAAACTGGTATTCTCAAAATGGAGAGAAGGATTGGGTGGTGAAATCGTAACTCTTGTTTCAGGTTCTGCAGCACTATCTACAAGATTAAATCTGATGTTTCAAAATGCCGGAATTCCAATTCTGGAAGGATATGGATTAACGGAAACCTCTCCGGTAATTTCTGTAAACAGCTTCGACAAAATGAAAATCGGAACTGTTGGTTTGCCTTTAGATAACTTACATGTAAAAATTCAGGAAGACGGTGAAATAACAGTAAAAGGTCCTTCTATTTTTAAAGGTTATTTTAAAAATGAAGAAATGACAAAAGAAGTTTTCACGGATGACGGGTATTTCAAAACCGGAGATATCGGAAATATTGATGCTGATGGCTTCTTACAAATCACTGATCGTAAGAAAGAAATGTTTAAAACATCCGGAGGTAAGTATATCGCACCACAAATTATCGAAAACCAGGCAAAAGCTTCCAAGTTCATTGAACAAATTATGGTGGTTGGTGATGGTGAAAAAATGCCTTGTGCACTTATTCAGCCTGACTTTGAATTTGCCAAAAGCTGGGCAATGCGAAATAACATAAACTTAGGTTCTACTCCACAGGAGATCGCTAAAAGTCCAGAGTTAAAAGAAAGAATAGAAAAAGAGATCGATGGTATTAATGAACATCTCGGAAATTGGGAAAAAATTAAAAAAATCGAGCTAACTCCAGAAGTCTGGAGTATTGATGCCGGACTCCTGACTCCTACTTTAAAATTAAAAAGAAAAGCAATTAAAGAGAAGTTTATAGACTTATACAATAAGATGTATGAGCATCATGAATAA
- a CDS encoding Nif3-like dinuclear metal center hexameric protein, which yields MTIREVISEIEKRIPIQQAEDFDNVGLLCGFPDREVNGILVCHDALENVIGEAIEKNLNLIVCFHPIIFSGLKSLTGKNYVERVVLKAIENKIAIYAIHTAFDNDFFGVNAGICNQLGLKDLKILQPKKNSLKQLTVFVPKDHSEQMKESLFSAGAGNIGFYDECSFSIKGNGTFRPIAGSNPYSGQHDVRENADENMISVIFESYKQNQIISAMKSSHPYEEVAYQIYSLDNENQYSGLGMYGEFEEEMDQKDFLQFVKEKFNLEVIRHSGFNDKKIKRVGVLGGSGASGIKSALSKKCDAYLTGDVKYHDFFLAESKMLVCDIGHYESEQWVVQQLFEILSQKFSTFAISKSNEKTNPVNYFL from the coding sequence ATGACAATTCGTGAAGTAATTTCAGAAATAGAAAAACGCATTCCAATACAGCAGGCAGAAGATTTTGACAATGTAGGTTTGTTATGTGGGTTTCCTGACCGTGAGGTAAATGGAATTCTGGTTTGCCATGATGCTCTGGAGAACGTCATAGGTGAAGCTATTGAAAAGAATTTGAACCTTATTGTTTGTTTTCATCCTATTATTTTTTCAGGATTAAAATCTTTAACCGGAAAAAACTATGTAGAAAGGGTTGTTTTAAAGGCAATTGAAAATAAGATTGCCATCTATGCAATTCATACCGCTTTTGACAATGATTTCTTTGGTGTAAACGCAGGAATATGTAATCAATTAGGATTAAAGGATCTAAAGATTCTTCAGCCTAAAAAGAATAGTTTGAAACAACTTACAGTTTTTGTCCCGAAAGATCATTCTGAGCAGATGAAAGAATCTCTTTTTTCTGCAGGGGCCGGAAATATTGGATTTTATGACGAATGCAGTTTCAGTATTAAAGGTAATGGTACTTTCAGACCCATCGCAGGATCAAATCCTTATTCAGGACAGCATGATGTACGGGAGAATGCAGATGAAAATATGATTTCGGTCATTTTTGAAAGCTATAAGCAAAATCAGATTATTTCGGCTATGAAATCTTCACACCCCTATGAAGAAGTTGCCTATCAGATTTATAGTCTGGATAATGAAAATCAATATTCAGGATTAGGGATGTATGGAGAATTTGAAGAAGAAATGGATCAGAAAGATTTTTTACAATTTGTAAAAGAGAAATTTAACCTTGAAGTGATAAGACATTCCGGGTTCAATGATAAGAAAATCAAAAGAGTAGGCGTTTTAGGAGGTTCCGGAGCGAGTGGGATAAAATCTGCCTTATCTAAAAAATGCGATGCATACCTCACTGGAGACGTTAAATATCATGACTTTTTTCTGGCAGAATCAAAAATGTTGGTTTGTGATATAGGTCATTATGAATCAGAACAATGGGTTGTGCAACAATTATTTGAAATTTTGTCACAAAAATTTAGTACATTTGCAATCTCAAAATCCAACGAAAAAACAAACCCAGTAAATTATTTCCTTTAG
- a CDS encoding T9SS type A sorting domain-containing protein — protein MTKFLLSCFFFVSMALSAQIDLGTGSTDVGVAPISTYYGYSYVQQIYPKQEINANAAGNITGLKFYLDPTMSLANSSDWVVYLGHTTKTNFISDTDWIPVAQLTQVYAGTITNANGVVEITFATPFPYNNVDNLVIAAEENSAGYDDNDNDEAMYVYPSAPNSLLFYKNDSTNPDPTTPPAGNLEGYKSVITITGLTMSAIPACPLITYPMNNATFVPLSPTITWNATSGATSYKVSIGTTPGGTDVVNQQSVTTNSFAPPTALTPNTMYYLRVVSVAAAGESSGCSEIAFTSAPPLPTNDDCAAAITLTVNPDLNCGTVTSGYTLGATDSGLIPDPCYGEPDDDVWFKFVATGTTHKISLLNVASIGTVDDTDTYFQVFSGACGTLSSILCSDATSSVVSGLTAGETYYVRVYSYSDAGSNQSFDICVGSIPPPPVNDECSGALVASTFPYTYVQADGGGATNNGGFVNACSNTMNDGTWFTFVGDGGVFDITVTMPANSDFDSQIGVYSGTCGSLSCEDTVDDTGSGESETISIPTLSGNTYYVNIGNFSGFTDNLEGAFTITISKNNLGTSEVSGNKNGLKVYPNPFNDVLNISDIAKVKTITISDFSGRLVKTIDNPGSVLHLNDIKSGMYLVTMTMKDGTKQTVKVIKK, from the coding sequence ATGACAAAATTTTTACTTTCATGCTTTTTCTTTGTAAGCATGGCCTTAAGCGCCCAGATTGATTTGGGTACAGGAAGTACTGATGTTGGAGTTGCTCCAATAAGTACCTATTACGGATACTCTTATGTACAACAGATTTACCCTAAACAGGAAATCAACGCAAATGCTGCCGGAAATATCACCGGTCTTAAATTTTATCTGGACCCAACGATGTCTTTGGCAAACTCATCAGATTGGGTAGTGTATTTGGGACATACTACAAAGACGAATTTTATTTCTGATACAGATTGGATTCCTGTTGCTCAGCTCACACAGGTTTATGCGGGAACGATTACCAATGCAAACGGAGTGGTAGAAATTACTTTTGCGACACCATTTCCGTATAATAATGTAGATAATTTAGTGATAGCTGCCGAAGAGAACTCTGCAGGTTATGATGATAATGATAATGATGAGGCGATGTATGTATATCCTTCAGCCCCTAATTCTCTACTTTTTTATAAAAATGATAGTACTAATCCAGATCCGACTACTCCTCCGGCAGGAAATTTAGAAGGATATAAGTCGGTGATAACTATTACCGGATTAACGATGAGTGCAATTCCAGCTTGTCCATTGATTACTTATCCAATGAACAACGCGACATTTGTTCCACTATCGCCAACAATTACCTGGAATGCCACTTCGGGAGCCACTAGCTATAAAGTGTCAATAGGTACAACACCAGGAGGAACTGATGTAGTTAATCAACAATCTGTAACAACCAACAGCTTTGCTCCGCCCACTGCATTAACTCCTAATACAATGTATTATTTACGAGTGGTGTCTGTGGCAGCTGCCGGTGAATCATCAGGCTGTTCTGAAATTGCGTTTACATCTGCACCACCATTACCTACAAATGATGACTGTGCAGCAGCAATTACTTTAACGGTAAACCCTGATCTAAATTGTGGTACTGTAACCTCTGGTTATACATTAGGAGCCACCGACTCAGGATTAATTCCTGATCCGTGTTATGGTGAACCGGATGATGATGTTTGGTTTAAATTTGTAGCGACCGGTACAACTCATAAAATTTCTCTTTTGAATGTGGCCTCAATTGGAACAGTTGATGATACTGATACTTATTTTCAGGTATTTAGCGGAGCATGTGGTACTTTATCAAGTATTTTATGTTCAGATGCGACTTCTTCTGTAGTTTCAGGACTTACTGCAGGTGAGACTTATTACGTAAGAGTATATAGTTATTCTGATGCAGGAAGTAATCAAAGTTTTGATATCTGTGTTGGAAGTATTCCACCACCACCAGTGAACGATGAATGTTCCGGAGCGTTAGTTGCTTCTACTTTCCCTTATACCTATGTACAAGCTGATGGAGGTGGTGCTACGAATAACGGCGGTTTTGTTAATGCTTGTTCTAATACAATGAATGATGGAACATGGTTTACATTTGTAGGCGATGGAGGAGTTTTTGATATTACAGTTACCATGCCGGCAAATAGTGATTTTGATTCACAAATAGGTGTCTATAGTGGTACTTGTGGAAGCCTATCATGTGAGGACACCGTTGATGATACGGGTTCAGGAGAATCAGAGACCATATCAATACCTACACTGTCAGGAAATACTTATTATGTAAATATTGGTAATTTCAGTGGATTTACAGATAATCTTGAGGGTGCATTTACGATCACTATTAGTAAAAATAATTTAGGAACTTCTGAGGTATCAGGAAATAAAAATGGTCTGAAAGTTTATCCAAATCCATTTAATGATGTCTTAAATATATCGGATATTGCTAAAGTTAAAACAATAACAATTTCTGATTTTTCAGGAAGATTGGTGAAAACTATTGATAATCCTGGTTCTGTACTTCATCTGAATGATATTAAATCTGGAATGTATTTAGTAACAATGACCATGAAAGATGGTACTAAACAGACAGTTAAAGTAATCAAAAAATAA